A stretch of the Rhizomicrobium sp. genome encodes the following:
- the sdhA gene encoding succinate dehydrogenase flavoprotein subunit gives MTAGYTIVDHTFDVVVVGAGGAGLRATLECAKQGLKTACITKVFPTRSHTVAAQGGISAALGNMGEDDWRWHMYDTVKGSDWLGDQDAIEYLCRNAPEAVYELEHFGVPFSRTEEGKIYQRAFGGMTSNYGKGIAQRTCAAADRTGHAILHTLYGQCVKHEVNFFIEYFALDLIKDGDAIIGLMAWNLDDGTIHRFRAHKVILATGGYGRIYLSCTGAHTQTGDGNAMVLRAGLPLQDMEFVQFHPTGIFGAGVLITEGVRGEGGYLTNSEGERFMERYAPNAKDLASRDVVSRAMTIEIREGRGVGPNKDHIFLHLSHLDPKIIHERLPGISESARIFAGVDVTKEPIPVLPTVHYNMGGIPCRYTGDALTLKNGDPDTPIPGLMAVGEAACVSVHGANRLGSNSLIDLVVFGKAAGVHAAESLKGVTGHHDLPKNAGDEALARLDKYRNAKGGTPTAELRLAMQKAMQDDAAVFRTGDTLKSGQKNIDAIYGRLKDIKVSDRSLIWNTDLVETLEFENLIQQAIVTIEGAVVRHESRGAHAREDFPNRDDQNWMKHTLAWLDPVSGEARLDYRPVHTYTLTNEVEYIPPKARTY, from the coding sequence ATGACCGCCGGATACACCATCGTCGACCACACCTTTGACGTCGTCGTCGTCGGCGCCGGCGGCGCCGGGCTGCGCGCCACGCTGGAATGCGCCAAGCAGGGCCTCAAGACCGCCTGCATCACCAAGGTCTTTCCGACCCGCTCGCATACGGTCGCGGCGCAGGGCGGCATCTCGGCCGCGCTCGGCAACATGGGCGAGGACGACTGGCGCTGGCATATGTACGACACCGTGAAGGGGTCGGATTGGCTGGGCGATCAGGACGCCATCGAATATCTCTGCCGCAACGCGCCCGAGGCGGTCTACGAACTCGAGCATTTCGGCGTGCCGTTCTCGCGCACCGAGGAAGGCAAGATCTACCAGCGTGCTTTCGGCGGCATGACCTCGAATTACGGCAAGGGCATCGCGCAGCGCACCTGCGCCGCCGCCGACCGCACCGGCCACGCCATCCTGCACACGCTCTACGGCCAGTGCGTGAAGCACGAAGTCAATTTCTTCATCGAGTATTTCGCGCTCGACCTGATCAAGGACGGCGACGCCATCATCGGCCTGATGGCGTGGAATCTCGACGACGGCACGATCCACCGCTTCCGCGCCCACAAGGTGATCCTGGCGACCGGCGGCTATGGCCGCATCTATCTCTCCTGCACCGGCGCCCACACCCAGACCGGCGACGGCAATGCGATGGTGCTGCGCGCGGGCCTGCCGCTCCAGGACATGGAGTTCGTGCAGTTCCACCCCACCGGCATCTTCGGCGCCGGTGTGCTGATCACCGAAGGCGTGCGCGGCGAAGGCGGCTATCTCACCAATTCCGAAGGCGAGCGCTTCATGGAGCGCTATGCCCCCAATGCCAAGGACCTCGCCTCGCGCGACGTGGTGAGCCGCGCGATGACCATCGAGATCCGCGAGGGCCGCGGCGTCGGCCCGAACAAGGACCATATCTTCCTGCACCTGTCGCATCTGGATCCGAAGATCATCCACGAACGCCTTCCCGGCATCTCGGAGAGCGCCCGCATCTTCGCCGGCGTCGACGTGACCAAGGAGCCGATCCCGGTGCTCCCGACGGTGCACTACAACATGGGCGGCATTCCATGCCGCTACACCGGCGACGCGCTGACGCTGAAGAACGGCGATCCCGACACTCCGATCCCCGGATTGATGGCGGTGGGCGAAGCGGCCTGCGTCTCGGTGCATGGCGCGAACCGGCTGGGCTCCAATTCGCTGATCGACCTCGTGGTGTTCGGCAAGGCTGCGGGCGTGCATGCCGCGGAATCGCTCAAGGGCGTCACCGGCCATCACGACCTGCCGAAGAACGCCGGCGACGAAGCTCTTGCCCGGCTCGACAAATACCGCAACGCCAAGGGCGGCACGCCGACCGCCGAGCTGCGCTTGGCCATGCAGAAAGCGATGCAGGACGACGCCGCGGTGTTCCGCACCGGCGACACGCTCAAGTCCGGCCAGAAAAACATCGACGCGATCTACGGCCGCCTGAAGGACATCAAGGTCTCCGACCGCTCGCTGATCTGGAACACCGACCTCGTCGAGACGCTGGAGTTCGAGAACCTGATCCAGCAGGCCATCGTCACCATCGAAGGCGCCGTCGTGCGCCATGAGAGCCGCGGCGCGCACGCGCGCGAGGACTTCCCCAACCGCGACGACCAGAACTGGATGAAGCACACGCTGGCTTGGCTCGACCCGGTGAGTGGCGAGGCGCGTCTCGACTATCGTCCGGTGCACACCTACACGCTGACCAACGAGGTCGAGTACATTCCTCCGAAGGCGCGGACGTATTGA
- a CDS encoding DUF2306 domain-containing protein produces MTLEPLLQAPFAVQFHVATVVPAALIGTWQIFFSRKGTPFHRALGYLYMTLMVVTALSTLWVHRLMPDRPFFGFSPIHLLIPVTLYAVYNALKGAWTHDIPRHRQAMIILYVSAILLAGGLTLLPGRIMHAVMFGS; encoded by the coding sequence ATGACGCTAGAGCCACTGCTCCAAGCGCCCTTCGCCGTGCAATTCCACGTCGCGACGGTGGTGCCGGCGGCGCTGATCGGGACCTGGCAGATATTCTTCAGCCGGAAGGGCACGCCGTTTCACCGCGCGCTCGGCTATCTCTATATGACGCTCATGGTCGTCACCGCGCTCTCGACGCTATGGGTGCACCGGCTGATGCCGGACCGCCCGTTCTTCGGCTTCAGCCCGATCCACCTGCTGATCCCGGTGACGCTCTATGCGGTCTACAACGCGCTCAAAGGGGCGTGGACGCATGACATCCCGCGGCATCGGCAGGCGATGATCATCCTCTATGTGAGCGCGATCCTGCTGGCCGGCGGCCTTACGCTGCTGCCCGGCCGCATCATGCACGCCGTGATGTTCGGATCCTGA